One part of the Lotus japonicus ecotype B-129 chromosome 2, LjGifu_v1.2 genome encodes these proteins:
- the LOC130735697 gene encoding uncharacterized protein LOC130735697 yields MASPATATTMITTPTTTRVATLNPNNLFPHSLSFPPFSSFNTRLLLTTRTMATLLGPPELYAGKPTTATTTASDPFIDLMVANFNTLSTKPLPPMGFTENNSPTFLSSGNPCLDFFFHVVPDTPHQTITHLLQLAWSENPLTALKLVCNLRGVRGTGKSDREGFYAAAHWLHNHHPKTLTSNLPSLAEFGYFKDLLEILYRVLEGPDVRETQKEERYCYGSRESRDPPPIFGMRNARREQDKKKDKSEESLEMDAEAEKERRHAAREEKRLAMAKKLLDRYNSDPVFQFLHDRVSDHFAECLKRDMEFLSSGQVTKISLAAKWCPSLDSSFDRSILLCESVARRLFPREEYEGVEEAHYAYRIRERLRKEVLVPLRKALELPEVYIGVNRWDLIPYNRVASLAMEFYSEKFLKHDKERFEKYLEDVKSGKATIAAGALLPHQIIKSVWDGDGREVAELQWKRMVDDLLKEGKMKNCIAVCDVSGSMDGTPIQVSLALGMLVSELSEEPWKGKFITFSERPQLHLIKGDNLHSKTRFMEDLEWDMNTDFQKVFDLILEVAVNGNLKEDQMIKRVFVFSDMEFDEASANPWETDYQAITRKYNEKGYGSAVPQIVFWNLRDSRATPVPATQKGVALVSGFSKNLLKLFINNDGDLCPEEAMEAAISGREYQKLVVLD; encoded by the coding sequence ATGGCGTCGCCGGCGACGGCAACAACCATGATCACGACGCCGACGACGACGAGGGTTGCcactctcaacccaaacaacCTCTTTCCTCATTCTCTCTCCTTCCCCCCTTTCAGCTCCTTCAACACACGCCTTCTACTCACCACACGCACAATGGCCACTCTTCTCGGCCCACCGGAACTCTACGCCGGTAAAccaaccaccgccaccaccaccgcgtCTGACCCCTTCATTGACCTAATGGTTGCCAATTTCAACACCTTGTCAACCAAACCCTTACCCCCAATGGGGTTTACAGAGAACAATTCTCCTACATTCCTCTCCTCCGGGAACCCTTGTCTCGATTTCTTCTTCCATGTCGTTCCCGATACTCCCCATCAAACCATCACCCACCTCCTCCAATTGGCCTGGTCGGAGAACCCTCTTACCGCACTCAAACTCGTCTGCAACCTCCGTGGCGTTCGCGGCACCGGTAAGTCTGACCGTGAAGGCTTCTACGCCGCCGCGCATTGGCTACACAACCACCACCCCAAAACGCTAACCTCCAACCTCCCCAGCCTCGCTGAGTTTGGTTACTTCAAGGACCTGCTTGAGATCCTCTACCGGGTTCTTGAAGGTCCTGATGTCCGTGAAACCCAGAAGGAAGAGAGGTACTGCTATGGAAGCAGAGAATCCAGAGATCCACCACCAATCTTTGGAATGAGAAATGCAAGACGGGAACAAGACAAGAAGAAGGACAAGAGTGAGGAGTCTTTGGAGATGGATGCTGAGGCTGAGAAAGAGAGGCGTCATGCTGCGAGGGAAGAGAAGAGGCTTGCCATGGCAAAGAAGCTTCTTGATCGTTACAATAGTGACCCCGTTTTCCAGTTCCTGCACGATCGCGTCTCTGATCACTTTGCTGAGTGCCTCAAGAGAGATATGGAGTTTTTGAGTTCTGGGCAGGTGACAAAAATCAGTCTTGCTGCCAAGTGGTGCCCTTCTCTTGATTCTTCCTTCGACCGGTCGATATTGCTGTGTGAGAGTGTGGCAAGGAGGCTGTTTCCTCGGGAGGAGTATGAGGGGGTGGAGGAGGCGCATTATGCTTATAGGATTCGTGAACGTTTGAGGAAGGAGGTGTTGGTGCCCTTGAGGAAGGCGCTGGAGTTGCCTGAGGTGTACATTGGTGTTAATAGATGGGACTTGATTCCTTACAACAGGGTTGCCTCTCTGGCTATGGAGTTTTACAGCGAGAAGTTTCTGAAGCATGATAAGGAGAGGTTTGAGAAGTACCTGGAGGATGTGAAGTCAGGGAAGGCCACTATTGCAGCTGGTGCTTTGCTTCCCCATCAGATTATAAAGTCAGTGTGGGATGGAGATGGTCGGGAGGTGGCTGAGCTGCAGTGGAAGAGAATGGTGGATGACTTGCTCAAGGAAGGGAAGATGAAGAATTGTATTGCTGTGTGTGATGTGTCTGGGAGTATGGATGGGACCCCCATTCAGGTGTCTTTGGCATTGGGGATGTTGGTGTCTGAATTGAGTGAGGAACCTTGGAAGGGAAAGTTTATTACTTTCAGTGAGAGACCTCAGCTTCATTTGATTAAAGGGGATAATCTTCATTCCAAGACAAGGTTTATGGAGGACTTGGAATGGGACATGAACACTGATTTCCAGAAGGTGTTTGATCTCATATTGGAGGTGGCTGTCAATGGGAACCTGAAGGAGGATCAAATGATTAAGAGGGTATTTGTATTCAGTGATATGGAGTTTGATGAAGCTTCGGCGAACCCTTGGGAGACTGATTACCAAGCAATCACTAGGAAGTACAATGAGAAAGGCTATGGTTCTGCCGTGCCTCAGATAGTTTTTTGGAATCTGAGAGACTCCAGGGCTACCCCAGTGCCAGCCACTCAGAAAGGAGTGGCACTGGTAAGTGGGTTTTCAAAGAATTTACTGAAATTGTTCATCAACAATGATGGGGATTTATGCCCCGAAGAAGCcatggaagctgccatttctgGTCGAGAATATCAGAAACTAGTTGTGCTGGATTAA
- the LOC130739725 gene encoding uncharacterized protein LOC130739725 — translation MAILLGPPEIHTTTTTTTTTVPTTTTTTRSESDPFMDQMVANFNKLANQPSPPMGFTENMSATFLSSGNPCLDFFFHVVPDTPPESLTERLQLAWWHNPLTTLKLVCNLRGVRGTGKSDREGFYAAALWLHRNHPKTLVSNVPLLAEFGYFKDLPEILYRLLEGSDARKIQKEEWKQRKRGGTSRFCNRVPRTPFGVRRNTGKQQNKKTKKNKEKKNAEALVEFAKAEKESAHAKKEEKKVAMAKKLLQRYNTDPDFRSLHDRVSDHFAECLKRDREFLDSGSVNKISLAAKWCPSVDSSFDRSTLLCESVAKRLFPKEEYEGVEEAHYAYRVRDRLRKEVLVPLRKALELPEVYIGVNRWDSLPYNRVASVAMKFYKEKFLKHDKERFEKYLEDVKAGKTTIAAGALLPHEIIGSLRDCDGGEVAELQWNRMVDDLLKKGKMKNCIAVCDVSGSMSGIPMEVSVALGLLVSELSVEPWKGKVITFSAYPEIHLIKGDDLQSKTQFVRNMEWGMNTNFQRVFDLILEVAVNGKLKEDQMIKRIFVFSDMEFDEASANSWETDYQAITRKYTEKGYGSAVPQIVFWNLRDSKATPVPATQKGVALVSGFSKNLLTLFLDNDGDISPEEAMEAAISGPEYQKLVVLD, via the coding sequence ATGGCCATTCTTCTAGGACCACCTGAAAtccacaccaccaccaccaccaccaccaccaccgttccaaccaccactaccaccacccgATCTGAGTCTGATCCCTTCATGGACCAAATGGTAGCCAATTTCAACAAATTGGCAAACCAACCCTCACCCCCAATGGGTTTTACAGAGAACATGTCCGCTACCTTCCTCTCCTCTGGAAACCCCTGTCTCGATTTCTTCTTCCATGTCGTTCCCGATACTCCCCCTGAATCCCTCACCGAGCGCCTCCAATTGGCCTGGTGGCACAACCCTCTCACCACCCTCAAACTCGTCTGCAACCTCCGTGGTGTCCGCGGCACCGGAAAATCCGACCGTGAAGGCTTCTACGCCGCTGCGCTCTGGCTCCACCGTAACCACCCCAAAACCCTAGTTTCCAATGTCCCTCTTCTCGCTGAGTTTGGTTACTTCAAGGATCTACCTGAGATTCTCTACCGTCTTCTGGAAGGTTCTGATGCCCGGAAAATCCAGAAGGAGGAGTGGAAGCAGAGGAAGAGAGGAGGCACCTCTCGCTTCTGCAACAGAGTTCCCAGAACCCCATTTGGAGTAAGGAGAAACACAGGGAAACAACAGAAcaagaagacgaagaagaaCAAGGAGAAGAAGAATGCTGAGGCTTTGGTGGAGTTTGCTAAGGCTGAGAAGGAGAGTGCTCATGCTAAGAAGGAAGAGAAGAAGGTTGCCATGGcgaagaagcttcttcaacgTTACAACACTGACCCTGATTTCCGATCTCTTCATGATCGCGTTTCTGATCATTTTGCTGAGTGTCTCAAGAGAGATCGGGAGTTTTTGGATTCTGGGTCGGTCAACAAAATCAGCCTTGCTGCTAAGTGGTGCCCCTCTGTTGACTCTTCCTTTGATCGGTCAACGCTGCTGTGTGAGAGTGTGGCGAAGAGGCTGTTCCCTAAGGAGGAGTATGAGGGGGTGGAGGAGGCGCATTATGCTTACAGGGTTCGTGATCGGTTGAGGAAGGAGGTGTTGGTGCCATTGAGGAAGGCGCTGGAGTTGCCTGAGGTGTATATTGGTGTGAATAGATGGGACTCGCTTCCTTACAACAGGGTTGCCTCTGTGGCTATGAAGTTTTACAAGGAGAAGTTTCTGAAGCATGATAAGGAGAGGTTTGAGAAGTACCTGGAGGATGTGAAGGCAGGGAAGACCACTATTGCAGCTGGTGCTTTGCTTCCTCATGAGATTATAGGGTCATTGAGGGATTGCGATGGTGGGGAGGTGGCTGAGCTGCAGTGGAATAGAATGGTGGATGACTTGCTCAAGAAAGGGAAGATGAAGAATTGTATTGCTGTGTGTGATGTGTCTGGGAGTATGAGTGGGATCCCCATGGAGGTGTCTGTGGCATTGGGGTTGTTGGTGTCTGAATTGAGTGTGGAGCCTTGGAAGGGGAAGGTTATTACTTTCAGTGCATATCCTGAGATTCATTTGATTAAAGGGGATGATCTTCAGTCCAAGACACAGTTTGTGAGGAACATGGAGTGGGGGATGAACACTAATTTCCAGAGGGTGTTTGATCTCATATTGGAGGTGGCTGTCAATGGGAAGCTGAAGGAGGATCAGATGATTAAGAGGATATTTGTATTCAGTGATATGGAGTTTGATGAAGCTTCAGCAAACTCTTGGGAGACTGATTACCAAGCAATCACTAGGAAGTACACTGAGAAAGGGTATGGTTCTGCAGTGCCTCAGATAGTTTTTTGGAATCTTAGAGACTCGAAGGCTACCCCAGTCCCAGCAACCCAGAAAGGAGTGGCTCTGGTAAGTGGATTTTCAAAGAACCTGCTGACATTGTTCTTGGACAATGATGGAGATATAAGCCCCGAAGAAGCcatggaagctgccatttctgGTCCAGAATATCAGAAACTAGTTGTGCTGGATTAG